From Coregonus clupeaformis isolate EN_2021a unplaced genomic scaffold, ASM2061545v1 scaf0300, whole genome shotgun sequence:
ccctgaacaatcagcaccttggtaatcatatacttgagttggacataggcatgtgtcagtcaggatcacttgcatcaaaatagcttaattgcaaattaaagctgatgatgtatcttttacaggtatgtgataccatcctgagtcatgccaaagagaggttctccttcacccagcacctcatcagcgcaacactattgcacggagagttgttcccacaacacagtgtgaagttccccgatacagcgcttggaaacaaccgtggaggcgtaccccatgttgaacaaggccaagctcaaaaccgaactgtccctcatctatgagaacagtgagttcaaggctttgtagtggtgcagtgcccctgtaccagttcttcatggagaacaaccttcagagcactttcacagagactgccagcctcctcaagatcctcatcaccacacccatgacaactgctgagtcagaaaggtgcttctctacactgaaaaggatcaagaccttcctgagaaacagcatgacacaggatcgcctgaacgctctggccatgctctccatggagaagaaacttgtcagggacattcctgactttaatcaaagggtcattgagaggtttgccactcagaaggacagacgggcaaaattcctgtacaaataagatgacagacacacacacacagagcagctctggccgcatgtttctttgtatatagttgaccttagcataaaaaatccagttatatatggtactctagaaagtcttaatagtgtctttgctaatattactgtatatatgttgttttgtatcaattaattgttgcagttctggagcacattaacaattagtcacatttagtatgatcataaaatactgtatgctattcttccagtcaaaggtttgagttcatccacttgatatccatttctatattatacatccttttatacagtgtaagatttcctataaactttataataatttcatgttattgtccactttccactctgttctgacagcatgcctgttgcgttgcctgtttactaccaatggtaaaaagttcactttaaatgcaaatgaaaggcttgggtttgtgtaatatgtttttgtgtaagaatgcctcaactttttaatattggcattaaataattactgaatgtttcactgagcactgctgtcctgcagtttgtgttaaaatatatcgcgatggttacaggaaaaaaaaagtatggcacagccccaccgagaatatttttcaccagccgccactgaatTTCAGGGAAaaaagtccacaatgaaactgacattaagcTGACAAACCGTTATAAAATGGCCTAACAGAAGCGGGCgaggagttccataacttccatttcaaatgtCCAATCGCGCAGCGCTCCACACCCTAAAACTGAGCATGAGTAAAACCCTTCGCGTGATACGGTTATCCATAAGaaaagtcgacattagaatgcagtttactTTAAACCACCTCTGGGTGAATTTATCTAAAAGAGCTCTACAGTTCTCGCCCGTTTTAATATGTTTTAATGGAAAAAGGGTGTCTCCAtaatgaacgcaacatgtaaagtgttggtcgcatgtttcatgagctgaaataaaagatcccagacattttccataagcacaaacagcttatttctctcaaattttgagcacaaatttgtttacatccctgttagtgaacatttctcctttgccaagataatccatccacctgacaggtgtgacatatcaagaagctgattaaacagcacgatcattacacaggtgcaacttgtgctggagacaataaaaggccattataaaatgtgcagttttgtcacacaacacaatgccacagatatctcaagttttgagggagcgtgcaattggcatgctgactgcaggaatgtccaccagacctGTTGCTAGAGAAATtaatgttcatttatctaccataagcagcctccaacgtcgttttagaaaatttggcagtacgtccaaccggcctcacaaccgcagatcatgtgtaaccacgccagcccaggacctccacatccggcttcttcacctgcgggatcgtctgagaccagccacccggacagctgatgaaactgtgggtttgcacaaccgaaggatTCCTGCACAAacagtcagaaaccgtctcagggaagctcatctgggtgctcgtcatcctcaccagagTCTTGACCTGACTACCAGTGTGGCgtcgtaacagacttcagtgggcaaatgctcaccttcgatggccactggcacgctggagatgtgtgctcttcacggattaatcccggtttcaactgtaccgggcagatggcagaccacaaagtcctggaagctgaaaatgtcccagttcttccatggcctgcatactgaccagacatgtcacccattgagcattttTGGAATACTctagatcgacgtgtacgacagcgtgttccagttcccgccaatatccagaaacttcacacagccattgaagaggagtggaacaacattccacaggccacaatcaacagcctgatcaaactCTATGCAATGGAGCTgcataaggcaaatggtggtcacactaggtactgactggttttctgatccacgcccctgctTTTTTTGTTGtgaggtatctgtgaccaacagatgcatatctgtattcccagtcatgtgaaatccatagattagggcctaatttatttatttgaattgactgatttccttatatgaacagtctttgaaattgttgcatgttgtgtttatatttgtgttcagtgtatattgattagataagtattcaaccccctgagtcaatacatgttagaatcacctttggcagcgattacagctgtgagtctttcctgggtaagtctctaagctttggattgtacaatatttgcacattattcttaaaaaaattattcaagttctgtcaagttgatcattgctagacagccattttcaagccaaaactgtaactaagccactcaggaacattctatgtcatcttggtaagcaactccagtgtagatttggccttgtgttttaggttattgtccttctgaaagtttaattcatctcccagtgtctgttgggaagcagactgaaccaggttttcctctaagattttgcctgtaTAGCTGTattttgtttctttttatccttaaTAAAACTCCCTagaccttgccgatgacaagcatacccacaacatgatgtagccaccaccatgcttgaaaatatgaagagtggtactcagtgatgtgttgtgttggatttgcccaaagcATAATGCCTAGTATtctggacataaagttaatttctttgccacattttttgcagttttactttagcgcCATATTGCAAACAGgaagcatgttttggaatatttttattctgtacaggcttccttcttttcactctgtcaattaggttagtattgtggggtaactacaatgttgttgatccatcctcagttttctcctatcacagcgaTTAAACTCTgtatctgttttaaagtcaccactggcctcatcgtgaaatccttgagcggttttcttcctctACAGCAACTAAGTTagaaaggatgcctgtatctttgtagtgacagggtgtattgatacaccatccaaagtgtaatgaataacttcaccatgatcaaagggatattcaatgtctgcttctttttttttttcatctaccaataggtgcccttctttgcgagccattggaaaacctcccgggtctttgtggttgaatctgtgcttgaaattcactgctcgacggacgtaccttacaattatctgtatgtgtggggtacagagatgagggagtcattaaaaaaataatgttaaagacTACTATTTcggtgagtccatgcaacttatgatgGGACTTGTTAAACAAATTTgtattcctgaacttatttaggcttgccataacaaagggtttgaatacttgttgactcaagacaattcagcttttcatttgtaattaatttgtcaaacaaaattaaaaacataattccaattTAACAttattgtgtgtaagccagtgaccGATTTAATTACAAtgtaattaatttaatcaattgtaaattcaggctgtaaaaaagtcaagggttgtgaatgcTTTCGGTGTGACCGACAGAAAGGGAACTgatatcagcactcctactctgtaCCATTGTGGATTGGTGCTACAGGAAAATAATTAAGTGGAAATGGCGTGGCAGTACAATTATGGATATTACATGGTGCTTTCAGCCtttcagagacaaaggaagtcttaCAACAGAGCACACTGGTCTATGTGTGCTCATCATTCAATAGGCTCAGTTCAAGTTTCACTTGTTCATCTAATGAATGCTTTCCTTGTTCAGAATTATCTTGAAACTTTAGCAATTTTTTTTTCTCAAGCAGCATGCACTTGGCATGAAAACCAAGAACACCACAATAAGAATGTTGAAATTAGAATGATAAAAGAAAAACTCCCGTGCGCTCTATGCAGCTGTATCCATTTCCTGTCACATATATGATCACTGCTGCTACTAAACTGTTCTCCAGTAGTTTCCGGAGTTGCGCAATGAATCTTGCGTCtgactcttagaaaaaaaacaaaaaactactactactacagctttTCTTCTGATTTCTTCAACAGTTCTTCTATATTCGGTCTCTCGTTCGTTACTTAGCAATAGCGTGCACTACCTGTAACAGAGCGTGTTTGTGCCTCTGTGGACGTGAGATCCAGAGCCTAgatcactgtgttgtgtgtcaGTAGGGACTATTTGGGATGTATCCGGAGAGGAAGCAGTGTACCATGAACTAAAAAAAGCTTGTTGGTCATTTTTGGGAGCAGAGATTTCACCTTTCCTTTTTTTTGGAAATAGTCATGACAGGAGCGGAAGCAGGATGACGAGGGAGGGtcgtggaggtggaggtggctgTCTGGGACTCCCAGGGATGTTACGAGTGTTCTTGGCGGGGACGTGTGCTCTGACGGTCCTGAGCTCTGCAGGCTTGGTGTTCCTCCTGGTGCAACACAGGCACCTATCGGCCCACCTGGCCCGGTTGGATCTACAACTGCAGGTGCTCTCAGAGACCTCTGGCACTGTGCTGCGTCATTCTGCAGCAGTATCCCTCTGGACCAGCAGGGACCCTGGAGAGGAAGCTTCCCTCAGGACCAGCAGGGACCCTGGAGAGGAAGCTTCCCTCAGGACCAGCAGGGACCCTGGAGAGGAAGCTTCCCTCAGGACCAGCAGGGACCCTGGAGAGGAAGCTTCCCTCAGGACCAGCAGGGACCCTGGAGAGGAAGCTTCCCACAGGATCAGCAGGGACCCTGGAGAGGAAGCTTCCCACAGGATCAGCAGGGACCCTGGAGAGGAAGCTTCCCACAGGATCAGCAGGGaccctggagaggagactgatgGGGTACAGGTGCTCTCAGAGGACTCTGGGTTGGAGACATCACCCCACAGGACCAGCAGGGAGGAcccaggcagagaggcagagagggagctGCAGCATAGCCGACCCCGCGGTAAGAGGAGCCAGGCTGGGGAACACCAGACTAAGCGACAGCAGAAACGTGAAGACGGggacatgatgatgatgatgacatacTCCATGGTCCCGGTAAGAATCCTCCAAAAATATTTACTACATTAATTATAGACAGTATGTTATAGATATTTATAGTAGGTTATAGTTAGTTCTagtagacatttacattacattacattttagtcatttagcagacgctcttatccagagcgacttacagttagtgaatacatatgttatttttttcatactggccccccgtgggaatcgaacccacaaccctggcgttgcaaacgccatcctctatcaactgagctacatccctaccggccattccctcccctaccctggacgacgctgggccaattgtgcgccgcccatgagtctcccggtcgcggccggctgcgacagagcctggattcgaaccaggatctagtggcacagttagcactgcgatgcagtgccttagaccactgcgccactcaggagatagtaggttagttatagttagttattgtaggttatagttatagtaggttatttttgtaatttagtggtagtgagtgcatacgtttttaaTACTTATTTCCAGTACtgatcccccgtgggaatcgaacccacaaaacCCTGTTGTTGCAAGCGCCAATGCGCTATCAACTGAGCCACATTGGATCATACCATGGATCATACCATTGGATCATACCATTGGATCATACCATTGGATCATACCATTGGATCATACCATGGGTTATGTGGTATGTGCAGTATAAACTGTAAGAAGACTCTGACCAGCTAGGACTGTCATGGCTTGAGTATTGGGTTTTCTTATGCATGTGTATCATCTATGTCCAACTGTGAATGCATATGAAAAGGATAGGAGATCGGGAAAGTTTAAAACTGATTACAGAACTTCAAGTTATTAGAGAGGTTTTTTTAACAGAGGAAGGAATATTCTCCAGATGTCCAGTCGTCTCCTCTTCTCAGTCTTCTGGGATTAGCAGAAATGTCCTTCCCACGCCAATAATAATCACAACCGAAGTCTCTGGATATATGATTAAGAGGAGGAAAACTGAGGAtgggtctgaaatggcaccctttatagtgcactactttcagcGTTatggggtcctggtcaaaagtagtgcactataaagggaacagggtgccattcgggGCGCAGCCTGATCGTTTTTCCAAGTGGTGTTTCCTGGAGAAGTAGGAAAAAACTCTGAGCATGACAGGCTGTCGTTGGATTAGTATGGCAGAGTACCAAGCCACTgaatgtgtcccaaattgcaccctattccctatgtagtgcactgggttcctggtcaaaagtagtgcactgtatagggaatagggtacaatttGGGATGCATTCAGTGGCTTGGTACTCTGCCATACTCATCCTATCCTCTGGGCCTTGGCTAAACTACAGAGGGACCCACTTGGCTGGAGAAATGACACAGGAAATTAACATCAAACCGCTGATCAGACAGTCATATGGAAATGAACCACTGGCAGTATTATTAGGTACATGATTCATTTACTTTCTCTGGCTGCTCTCAACTAATTACCCTTTAAAGCGCACTGGAGCTAAATGGTGAAGTTGCTGTTGTCGTCTTTTGACCCTTTCCTTCTGCCTTTCAGATCAAGGTCCTATTGGAATTATGTAACAGCAGAAAAGACATGTGTTTAACAGGTGTGTTGTTGGAAATATCTCTTCTAGTATCTTGGGTACACGGGTAAGAAGAAACACATTGTTTGAAAACTACAACGATTAAATCAAACATTAGCACCTAATTGAAATACTGTGTGTTGCGGATTGCACACGAAATGGAcatgaatatatatatttaaaaaaaggtaCATTACTAAACCATTCCTTCCATCCTACATTATAGGACCACCAGGACCTCCAGGTAAAATTAATCAATAACACTTTTCATCAAATCAAAGCATGACAAAAAGGCATATAGTTATTGATGATCAATACACGATGGTGTCTGTCCCAAGGAATTCCAGGTGTGGATGGGAAGCCAGGATTCAATGCTACAGATGGTATTCCGGGACCACCTGGAGTTGCAGGGAGACCTGGAAAAAAAGGTAAGACACTGTTGGTGGTTTGTGACTTTTCCTTCCATGCATAAGTGCTGTATTATGTAGACCAGTGGAGGCCGTGTCACCTTCAATTGGAGGACTTGTAATTCATTCCATTCCGGCCATTACAACGATTCCATCTTCCAATTCGAAAGtgacaccagcctccactggtacagtACCCAATAACGAAAACAAAATAATTTTTAAAGAAATCTTTCAAAGAATCCATCCATAACTATCATGATGACCCCCTGCCTGCCCAGGTCCCCCTGGTGAGAGAGGGGAGCCTGGACCTCCAGGACTGAAGGATGAGAcctccaatgacatcatcatagAGGGTAAAAGAGTGTAGAGTTCTCATTCTCTTCAAAAATCCATCTCACTAGCTCATCCTACTAAATTATCAACTACATCTGAGCTACTAGCACGGATTTTGCAGATATAGctgcaatttaaaaaaaaatgttttacttgcaATGATCATAATTGTGGTTGTATTAGATACtgtaaatgtggtcctctgtagctcagctggtagagcacggcgcttgtaacgccaaggtagtgggttcgatccccgggaccaccccatacacaaaaaatgtatgcacgcatgactgtaagtcgctttggataaaagcgtctgctaaatggcatattattattattattatgttagtTTCTCTGAGAAGCCTGTTCAGATCCTGTGCCTCTGGTTGTGTTTGAAGGACCTCCGGGACCAAGGGGCCCTCCTGGCCCTGCCGGTCCCCCTGGTCTACCTGGCCCCCCAGCGACCTTAGAGGCCCCAGAACCCTCCAGAAACAGGAACATCCGAGCACACCTGTTGGAGAACGCCTGTCTCCATCAAGCCAACACGTCTGACTCTCTGGGTGAGTACGCTGTCGGAGATTCCACCAACAACAATGACACGCATTCCACTTCACTGTCGCTGCAAAACACTGTTACATTACATCTCTTAGCTTCAGAGAATACAGCCACAAGCAACGACGCCTTGAATGTAACCGACGCAGAGAATGTTACTAGGAACATCCGAGCACACACCCATCAAGCCAACGTGTCTATGGGTGAGCGTACTGTCCCTGGCAGAGATTCCACCAACAAGAACTCAGAAATCACTATGTGTGAACACACGTTTATTCCTCACTGTAAAATACTATTGCATCTTTCTCCCCTTAGAGTCAGCGAATCCAGCCGCCATTAATGACACGTTGAATGTAACTGACACCGAGAATGTGGAAGCAAATAACCGACAAATGACAGACACCGAGGTTGTGGAAGAAGCCCCTTTGAATGTAACCGTCTTAGAGAATTTGGAAGAAACTTATTTGAAAGAAACATACACAGAGATGGTGGAAGAAGAAAATAACCGACAAATAACAGACACCGAGGTTATGGAAGAAGCTCCTTTGAAAATAACTGACACAGAGAATGCGGAAGAAGCAGCTTTTAGGAAAACTGGTATGAAACTATTTACATCTATAAGGATGTTAGAAGGTGTTGAAATTGTCTTcataattgattgcattttatgTACATTTTCAGCAGAAATCTTCTCTGTTCCCCCCAATGACACCTTGAACGTAACCGACACAGAGGATGCAAAAGAAGCACCCGTTTGGAAAGCTGGTATCAAACTATTTCTACATAGGCAACACTGGGGGTTAAATTGGGATGTTGAAGGTAGATAATTTTTCCTCATAATTGGTTGCATTTTGTCAACAGAAGGCCTTGACGTCTTTCCTGTTCCCACAAATGTAACCCCAACAA
This genomic window contains:
- the LOC121568059 gene encoding gliomedin isoform X1, which encodes MTREGRGGGGGCLGLPGMLRVFLAGTCALTVLSSAGLVFLLVQHRHLSAHLARLDLQLQVLSETSGTVLRHSAAVSLWTSRDPGEEASLRTSRDPGEEASLRTSRDPGEEASLRTSRDPGEEASLRTSRDPGEEASHRISRDPGEEASHRISRDPGEEASHRISRDPGEETDGVQVLSEDSGLETSPHRTSREDPGREAERELQHSRPRGKRSQAGEHQTKRQQKREDGDMMMMMTYSMVPIKVLLELCNSRKDMCLTGPPGPPGIPGVDGKPGFNATDGIPGPPGVAGRPGKKGPPGERGEPGPPGLKDETSNDIIIEGPPGPRGPPGPAGPPGLPGPPATLEAPEPSRNRNIRAHLLENACLHQANTSDSLASENTATSNDALNVTDAENVTRNIRAHTHQANVSMESANPAAINDTLNVTDTENVEANNRQMTDTEVVEEAPLNVTVLENLEETYLKETYTEMVEEENNRQITDTEVMEEAPLKITDTENAEEAAFRKTAEIFSVPPNDTLNVTDTEDAKEAPVWKAEGLDVFPVPTNVTPTIKECIIKTITCFTNVTQMETTFGVWMQDAAQVNDNQIWMAEHFSGRVLKEYRSIASFPNSSSKSIDMRKFYQGCGHVIYNGSVYYHNAGTSKVVKDNLKTRRLQTLAIENALYHNLTYLFHNSKTYFKFAVDENGLWLIYASVVDETMMVAKLDHRRFSVLSVVDTSYPLLKAGNAFIACGVLYVTDTKDTKITHAFDLMRAKKPLNVSLDLRSANGIMAMLSYYPKNQLLYMWDNSSVKICKAYFTLDQKV
- the LOC121568059 gene encoding gliomedin isoform X2 codes for the protein MTREGRGGGGGCLGLPGMLRVFLAGTCALTVLSSAGLVFLLVQHRHLSAHLARLDLQLQVLSETSGTVLRHSAAVSLWTSRDPGEEASLRTSRDPGEEASLRTSRDPGEEASLRTSRDPGEEASLRTSRDPGEEASHRISRDPGEEASHRISRDPGEEASHRISRDPGEETDGVQVLSEDSGLETSPHRTSREDPGREAERELQHSRPRGKRSQAGEHQTKRQQKREDGDMMMMMTYSMVPIKVLLELCNSRKDMCLTGPPGPPGIPGVDGKPGFNATDGIPGPPGVAGRPGKKGPPGERGEPGPPGLKDETSNDIIIEGPPGPRGPPGPAGPPGLPGPPATLEAPEPSRNRNIRAHLLENACLHQANTSDSLASENTATSNDALNVTDAENVTRNIRAHTHQANVSMESANPAAINDTLNVTDTENVEANNRQMTDTEVVEEAPLNVTVLENLEETYLKETYTEMVEEENNRQITDTEVMEEAPLKITDTENAEEAAFRKTEIFSVPPNDTLNVTDTEDAKEAPVWKAEGLDVFPVPTNVTPTIKECIIKTITCFTNVTQMETTFGVWMQDAAQVNDNQIWMAEHFSGRVLKEYRSIASFPNSSSKSIDMRKFYQGCGHVIYNGSVYYHNAGTSKVVKDNLKTRRLQTLAIENALYHNLTYLFHNSKTYFKFAVDENGLWLIYASVVDETMMVAKLDHRRFSVLSVVDTSYPLLKAGNAFIACGVLYVTDTKDTKITHAFDLMRAKKPLNVSLDLRSANGIMAMLSYYPKNQLLYMWDNSSVKICKAYFTLDQKV